In the genome of Parasteatoda tepidariorum isolate YZ-2023 chromosome 10, CAS_Ptep_4.0, whole genome shotgun sequence, the window GAGACAGAAAcgtaaatgaagttaaaaagcgtaaatagagagATTTCTATGAAATGACTCTTAATCTTAtgtatactatattttatttcagtcgCAAGAAATCAAACGAAATCAGCCCTTAGAAATGGCTGACAGAATTCACGAAGCCCAAATGAAGAAGCTGTATGGAAAAAAGGAACAATATCTCAAGGTTGTTGAAGATACAGCTCAGGTTCCCTACAATGCCTCACACAAGCCAAAATTCCATGGCAAAAagtgaacaattttttatagttctgAACTGTTTGTTAGAAATAATTTGACGTACGTTTTCCTTTCTTGCGTATCTTGTACTAAGTCATTGAAAAgtgtgtaataaaatattgttaaacctaaaataaaacGTTACTAAGattgtcaaatttaattttactaataattccTTTCATTCATACAAATAAGTCATCAACTATGTGCTCTCTCACATATTCTATCAATGAaacattaagtttattttactattcattttaaaaacagctggttatttaactttaaaggaTTTGATTCAGTATTTTCTgcaaaagtaaatgttttaaatggtATCAAACACTTTAAAGATGAGCTTCAAGTTTGCCTAAAAATGACCATCAAAACCTTTGGATGAAAATAAGACTAAACAGGGCTAGTTTTAGGAGGGAAAAAGAATTAAGaagacttaattttaatgtagatgggagcataaaaaaataattaagaataaatcatGTTTTAATGAGCGAATTCCTTGTTTGTAACGAGTATCATAAGATGTATCTTCAAAATGGTGTATACATCAGAAAACATATCAATGAAATCCTTTTCAAACAtgtatttatagaatttattacGACCTGAAAAGTATTCAAAGGGGAAGTAATATTAGGATAAGAAAAAGTGTACTGTATTTCGTAATATCAGATCCTAATAGTAACTCTATGTCTATGTAAATATACCTTTTAGAGATTTGATTTCGTAATTCTAAATAGAAAGCTAATACTACGAAAGAAATGTTCTGCTTCCTTATTGTGAAACTGATAGCACTTATTAAGTTTTTCTATGTGTTGTGTATGCGAAACCTGTGTATTTATCAATTCCCAGACGATCTTCTCCAGAAACATTCTCAACGAAATCATTAAAGGGAATTATTCCGGGCCCTTGGTTTTCTCCAAAATATTCATTACAAAACGTGTAgcagtttaaaacttttgtccccaccttttttttttctttttttttgcgatttaaaattcaaataagaagaTAGGAATTCTTTTATGGTTGTAAAGACGAGGTTTATGTGAAAGAAATCGAGTGCAAAgtctatgaataaaaatttcgtgattgttttagttctttaattacgatatttaatatttcttttcaattaccTGTAGTAGTAGTGATTTATTTACTTCGCACTAGAGCCTCAGACTAAGCTATTGGTGATGATCTGTGAAAAATCCCTGAGAATGAGTTGAAGACATTCGATCACAAccttgatcctctgcagagggtgTTGCTACCCCGCTTTGGTAATCTAAAAACCTATGTGAAACTGCATAAAGAGCCAGTCTCCCTAGATTGTTTCCAACTTTTCTACTATATGTAACCGATTTACTGTATAAGTTCATCACTGACTGTTTGGAACAAATACTATTTGTggtgattattaaattttttttaatgaatcaaattcagcaatttgtttctgaattttttattcgaaagaaattgaaattgattttccacaaaatatgtggtgtcattaaaaaaattgttgaaatgatattttaaaagctcttgtcaaattaaattatttattgtcttgtaaacattttgttttgaatgttCTATAGTGTTTTGACACTTATTTTctccaggaaaaaaaataattaaagctatTAGGAGCTATATTGGAATGCGTAGTTCAGGGCTGACGTTGtattgaatatataaataactatgCGGGACTTTTGCATCAACTGTAATCCGATTAGTGCTAAAGAGCgtcgacaacaacaacaacaaaaatcacTGGCAAGACCTTTTTTGGTGTTTTACTGTATGTTCGTGAGATGGCGCAAAGAATAGAAGTTTGATTTCAATTCAGTAGTTAGGACAAAGCGTAATATCTGTTCTTCTACATTTCACATTGAAACGCATTTCACATTCTTGGGAGATAAGGTCATGTTGATTTGTggttaaacaaaaaactattcttCCCCGtaactcttttatttctttatttttttaatgtagatttAAGATCAAACTTCTTTTATACAATAACGTGTAGacactatttatattatttgaagaaCACCTGatgtaaataattagttataaattctTTCACCGTCTGTCAATTTAAGTAGCTTAATAATGTtattgattacaagtaatcacttGAATTTTGTAAGTAATACCTTTCTTAGAGTTATGAATCATTTCACCCACTAAATTGAGGTGTTTGgtcttcttttataattttcgtGATCAATTCATACATACTTTCCAATATTAACAGGCTATCACaattttatcaacatttattaaaaatgatagtcataatttaataattgtatcaCATAAGTACTCTTTCGCATCCAGGGGCCGTAGAAAATCTCCAATCTATTATTGGtgccagtgatgcttaattaattgtgGTTGGTTAACTATTGGTATTGTCGTAATACGATTTTTACAGCCCCCAAAAACTCACTtagtagtaataaaatatttttccttgtgtatttaaaaataaactgcaaatGCTTATTTTTCGAAGCTCTTGCATTCATTATTGCACAATGCAGATTTTCTGCATAGTGAATCTGTAAATACtaattaatctattaaaataacagttggttttcttattttgtgttttataagTCTAAAAttgtcattgttttattatctaTTGATTAGTAGTTGTGTATACATTATATAGTTTTCTCACCTAATCTTATGAGACCtaatagttttataagtttcattgactgatttaaatcttaaaaacaatataaaatatcaaaattagtaTTCTTTTTGTGTGGCTACTTTGTTTTGATTAGTTTTAACCTCCAATTTCTTTTAACCTTTTTGTGGGTCTTAGGAAAATTACTTTCCATCTACATGATCTCACTATTGCCACGATGGGAACACAAGTTCagtgcccccccccccaagctcttgggcgcattcttgggcaaattctaaattccccccaaactattcattttttttagtgtaaaaattcccTCCCCCAAAGCTTCAAGTGGGCGCATCATGCGTCCACCTTCCCCCCTGGTGGGGGCCCCCGCACAAGTTTGTGCTGCTGTCTATTATTCAATTGATTGAAAATGATTAAAGCATTtgaattttgaacccaatctcaTTGACTTTTTATAGGGTTGGGTTTGATGTGAATTGTACATTTTGCTACATGTATGCAGAATGTGATGTACCCTTGTGCATTGTAAGATGCTTCCTATATTTTTGAGGCAAATAATCattgtgaagttttttttctttaaagttgtaaatggttacgtacaaaatatgtttcccaaccttaaaatataaatgtaaaacataaatttctacgaaatatttttttaaatgctattgcttaatttttaataaaatatttaaaaaaaattaagaaataagttCATAAGAGAGGTTAACTTCACTGTATTTAGAAAAGCTGAACAAAATTCTCTCCCcacctctctctctctctatatatatatatatattgtatatacatatatagatatatatatattatgtgttTGCttgatttataacatattattgaAGGTTAAGTGAATTCTTTCAGgttaaatatgctaaattatGTAGATGAGCTGGAAGAGAGgaaacagaaagaaattttatgaatcagAAATATATTGATTGTTAAAACTGggttttgtcttttaaaagtgAGATTTTCTCTAAAAGACTTGCACCacctaagttttttttaattttttcgttaaatCCGATTTCTTGTTAAATCAGGGCTTATTATAAGCGAGTTTGACTATTAGTATATAATGATTAAGCATTCCTTCAAGATGGACTTCCTGACTATCTTCTTTGAATAAAGCATTATACATGCATTTTATACTCATCTTTATTTCAATGAAGTagggaataatatttattacattagttttgttttaatacaatttttttctttcaggtaAAATTATTGCTGAGTGTTACTACTCTTGGATGTTGCCTTTACATCACTTCTGCTTATGAGATAGGAAGTTGTAATGAAGCAGTGTGTGCGTCCATAGTCAGTAAATGCATGTTGACACAATCCTGTAAATGTGATGCTAAAAATATAACATGCAGCAAGGATTGCTTTTATTGTTTAGATTTTCTCTATTCAGAATGCTGTTCATGTGTGGGTTAGTCTTAGttgttaatttctttcttattaaaagtaaagatGCCTTTGTAAAGAGTGGACATAGTAGGCTCTTGATTATCTGGTTTCCATGCTATCCAtcttagtaaaaaattagaaatacagATTTGCCAACTATTACAATTAAGCTTTTATTACGACTTCATAGTTATGATTGCATTGTTAAGgttcagtaataaaaatttgggAATTTTCATAACAGCttgttaaacataattttttttattttttttatccttaactACCaagtgttattaaattttattttctgcagcaaatattggaaaaaaaaatatctcataatgctttttttttattaaggacatctgtttttaaatagtaaattcatgcataatattaattaatattaggtatatacctatatagaatttctaaaaacaccttaaaattgcaataacttgaaatttttaaaaaatatgtgcattATTGTACTTTAAACTTTTGATAGCTAGTTTGAGAAGCTGTcacttctaaaaatataataaccgACAGCAATATAAGAACTAATAGTAGGTggataaatcaaaaattatggaTGTTAAAACATTTGTCTGTACACTTTGACTAttccttgtcaaaaattttccatttgtgtagtttattattaaactttaaacattttttcattaatcatttttcttaaaatatgtaaatcatATTTTCAACTATATGGGAGAGTGACACTTTGTTTTATACGGCTATAttacaaatcttatttttctgcCACATAACTCTGAATACTCAAGAGCCTactgtataattatttatgatttaacttCAACTAGACAGTATGGAACTCAAAATCTACTATACAGGAACagttaacaaatgaaaaatagaaaagcaattaaaacagactgatatttttttaaataactctaTTATAGAGGTAAAATAGTGATTTGGTGATTAATTTCATCCTTGTTATCTTTTGTTGGTTTCtggttattaattataagataatTGTTATAACATTTGGAGTTatgcatattaataaatatataaagttatactgaattatataaatatataaagtttcattattaatttttagatttatgttaaatattaaatttaaaagaataaaataatatttcatgatctttagatttttatcttaaaacaaagaaaaaatttgaccTTCTCTCATGGAGAGACTATACACTTTCTTCCTCGGAATTGGGGTGTAGAGACTCCATTGGTCTTCAGGCGAAAGAGAGGGATTCAGAAGATCTCAATAATTTCTAGCCtatcttataattaaattacacttTTATCATTGAAAATGTCCGCTATAGCGAGTGTTCTGGAATCAGGAGTGCCAGCCTAATGTATAGCcatgtttaattttgatattgcCCAGTTCTTAAATTCATTTGAGATATTAATAGATGaggtaaaaaattgcaattaagcTATATAAGGCTTTCGCAATTAGTAAAAGCATGTTGACATCATCCTTGAAATCAGATGCTAAAAGTGTAACCGGCTGTAAGGATTGCTTTTATATGTTTGTAGTGTTCATGTGGGTTTTagtcttacatttttatttgtttgtaatcaaaaaatgttgGTTCAATTTTACCCATCAAAGTTTAAGAAACCAGGATATTTACAttgtgttttattataaatgttttaatttacattttctggtttaataaaacaaaatttagatatttaaattatttaatagtcttaaaataaaatcagcattttttttgtttgcttaaacctataagtatttttttatttctgtgctTATGCTTTTTNttttttttttttttttttttttttttttttttttttttttttttgtatggtgAAAATTAATAGCAGAAGTAAATGCTTCAGTTCTATGATTTTACTCATTAAATAACACAAGTTTTCAATCTATTTTATCTTTAGCTTTCCTGCATTTGAATTACTTGCATTGTAAATGCAGTCATTGATGTAACTAGCTAATTGCTAGGGTTGACCAGGACCAAATTTGAATGGCTACAGTAGAATTATTTGATTTCTagacaataaaatttacaaaagaatgatttcaaaaaactgtaaaaaatatttaattaaaagattgttataaaaagattaaataattttataattctgtttttgcaattttttttattatttatttatgaattagtgattttattaagatttaaaaaaaagaagttttaaaggAAGTCCGGGTCCTTGAAGTACTAtaacaaagattattttatctGTGGCAGTCactgtattttgaaattgtaaaagaatCTTCCCTTCCAGTTATGGATGTGTTATTACATgaaacgtttttttcttttttagaattgtGTCCAAAGAAGAATGACACAGATAACTATTTGAACATGAAATCTCATGTGGAAGACTTGCCTGAACCTTTTCCTGATTTATTTAGCGTACTTACTGAAGAAAAAGATAGCAGATTGAGATGGATATCTTATACTTACCCAGTTGAGATATCTTTCATAACCCTTGACaaagaaataaagtttcaagGTGGTGTATTATATATACTGTTTATTCATGGTGTATAAGTTGACTTTTCAAACcgctaaaattttacaaaaatcagtgGGTCGCTTATACATTGGTAATGAAGTCAAATATTCGGTGGTCTGAAATATGATGCATATATAGATATGAATAACTGTatccctttattttatttattattcaatctatccctttcaaaaactatttgtaGTATATTGTGTAcaacaattaattttgcattttctctcatcatattttcttttcatttaaggtTTTCTTTAGAAACAATACTTCAAATTATGTtcaggaaaaagaaattaagaataagaaaaattaagatagtttatgagtatttcaaaaaataaggcTACAAATTATAAGATTCCATAATATCTTCTGTGACGTATTCAATAACATTAGTAGTACTGTTATACGTACAGATCCCACTATTCAATAGATTTTACTGCATTTTTGTCTACTGAGTCcaataaaaaattgacttcTGTTcccttaaacaaatttaaaattcttctattttttaaaagatttcacaATAATATTTGAATCTAAATTTTGCCCCAATTCTAGTAACTTTATTTGAGGGCAAAAGTACAATGTCCAAagctaacaaataaaatatttttgacttccaaatattttgcagaataatatttttttatgtatttaaattttaaaaattttcatacttgGTTTTTTTCAATGGTCAACTTATACCAAAAATTTGCTATCTTTTAATCAAAAGTAATGAGTTGACTTATACACTGGGATATGCAGTATTTCTCTgattattttatgttgtttcattatttattaagtaatgtattaataattgtttgtgttctttattttagtgtttaatttttctttcaatataaatttattgaacttaTCTCTTGTCActaaaactgttaataaaaagcttgaaatatctctttaaataagatttttcttagaaaaatatatagtcttcaatataaaaagatgaaaaaagaatagttatttttgtttatttctatattttaagcaatcaaAACTAACTTATGCATCAATTCTCATTTGTGtgaagtaacatttttttattgtacttttaaattatattcattcaagtcaaactcatttttaaaatataattagttgtatattttcattgcatgtattagcatatttatgaaatgttatttatgtTTGATAATAGTTAAAATGTTCCATctatatatacttaaaaattaacacaaagtTATAACTAAATGTGATGTTTTATCGTAAGAAACACCAATAGTATagttaacatttttgtttaaaactgctatatttttaaaagctgatCTTTATGTTTATGTTGATATTAAAAGCTAATCTTTATGCCTCTGtcatattaatgaataattcaaaattatgaattccaGAGTTCTCTCtaggaataaaaaagagcaGGGTGCTTTCTCACAGAAAATGATACTTTTGAGTTCCCTAAAAAACCCTAAAAAATccctaaaaaattatcaaaacgcgtaatattatgtaataactgcatttgatcctcaacaatttttaaactacccttttatgttattttatgtgtgtatttcagaaaagtaattctcactcattatcaaaataagagaaaaatttatcagttctaaaaaatatttaaaggtatGCTAACAGACAATCACTGtgtgaaaagttttttcaaaataagtaaactaaaaaaaaaaatgattaatgtattattaacttgaaagcttttttctatgaaatttaaattgaaaattgtgaGAGAATGAATGtgagtttaaaaatgtattatttaaaaaaataattttaaatttaaagtaacgtaaaaaattaattaatttacaccCCTTCCCCCGAAAAAGAgatgtatataaataaacagtttaggATAAccctaacaaaataaatatttgtaatatgaatcagaattaaacctataaacatGGATAATTTTACCACTgtgaaatcattatttaaactgtgaattaatttttttaaaaaatagaatatgaataaaaaggttGTGTTTTTAAGGAATGGaggtttgtttttaataaaagggcAAAGAGGACTCATCAAATGCAGGCAGGGCAAGGGGCCCTTCTAAAAACATTTAGGGGGAACACTAGAATTCTAATTCTTGgacagataaaaatttatcaagtcaatatactaattcaaaatttcagctttaattttaaagtaatagttttcattattcaatgtttaactcctttttttttaaattcaaaatatttttattccaaccTCCGTGAATATGTTTGATCAACTTAAATATGGAAATTTAATatgatgcaattaaaaatttagtattatgaTATTCTCTTGAGACTGTAGCTTAATGGAatctttgtttttctctttatataaaatatttatttattattcttttacccATAGCTAAAAGTACAGAATCAAGCAATGGTGTAGATGCAGTGGAACCTTCCATAAATTGTACTGTAGCCTTTATGTCGCAATGCATGTCTTGGAACAAGTGTAAAAATGCTTGCTCATCTATGGGTGCTTCAAGTTATCGCTGGTTTCATGATGGTTGCTGTGAATGTGTTGGTTCAACCTGTATCAATTATGGAATAAATGAAAACAGGTATATATTAATCttggaaacaaaaacaaaaaaagctcTCTGagtgtaaattttcattttttaaaaaggaaaaatttctgtCTATGGTGTATTTGAAGTtctgagaatatttttgaaatttattattttatagtcaTAAGAACTATTCACACAGttttgattacaaattttatctaaaaagaaGCAAAcgttagaaaattatatttcataatgttatttgtaatatatgcattaaatcctttatttatttattattattttttaagaaatgcaagcattttctgtattttactGTAAGGCAACTTTTTACCCAATCTTCAAAAGaccataaaaaaagataaaattaagtgACATAACTCTTTTTATGCCAAAAGTTATGCACAagcaagattatttttaaatttaatggtcATGCATCTAcaagaaacatatatttattcaatttttaagaaatagaagCATTTTTGAACTTTACTGTAAGGGTAATTTTTCTCCAATCTTAGAgaccataaaaataaagaagagaaGATTAAGTAACATGAATATTTTCGAACATATTTGTTATGATTGACAGATTTAAGCATCTGTCATGTTAATAAACAATCTTTCAAGTCTGCTCTTTGAATAATGTTCCCAATTTCATCCCAAGAGAATGTAGGATAGGCCTGGTTTTAATTGAAACCCTTAATGATCTAGAAGGTTTGGCATTTGATGGTCATAATGGAAAAGCCACCCCCTTCAAATCAATCCATTAATCTTTCAATGATGTTGTTCAAATGAATCTAGAGCAGCAAGAAAGCAATGTTTGACTCACATTGTTAGTGGATGGAAAAATTGACATTTGAAAGCCAGGGGCTCCTCACTAATCTGAAAGTTTCTTAGAACAATCTGcattaatttgtatattaaaaaaaaggacatttcttaattttgttacattatttgaaCGATAATTTTCTCAGTGtgtaaaattatgcttaaaagtTTGAGATctgctgctgtttgataataaaagatacttttaaattttaaaaaagtgctgaatataaaatatttgattttatgtgcattataaaaagatttggGTTTCTTTAATTTGAGACCTTACTTAGTGataagcaatattaatattatacttattaaaagataattttgtatggataattttgtaatttgataaatttaaatacaaacatGTTCCATTTTATGAACATGCAgcaagacaaaaatataaataatcaaaactgaTAGAACAAGGCAGGTATGTCTGCTTTCACAGATGTATAATTTTCAATCTCTTTActttgttcaatattttcagTATATTTTCGTGTGCTAATATTTCTATTAACATTTCAGAATTTGTTGA includes:
- the LOC107437703 gene encoding twisted gastrulation protein homolog 1 isoform X1 codes for the protein MLLITSNHLNFVKLLLSVTTLGCCLYITSAYEIGSCNEAVCASIVSKCMLTQSCKCDAKNITCSKDCFYCLDFLYSECCSCVELCPKKNDTDNYLNMKSHVEDLPEPFPDLFSVLTEEKDSRLRWISYTYPVEISFITLDKEIKFQAKSTESSNGVDAVEPSINCTVAFMSQCMSWNKCKNACSSMGASSYRWFHDGCCECVGSTCINYGINENRCLDCPLDKDQMTVEELNVISKDSVKMEDELTEETDKSSVESKNEEDFDEIQNVDS
- the LOC107437703 gene encoding protein twisted gastrulation isoform X2, whose product is MLTQSCKCDAKNITCSKDCFYCLDFLYSECCSCVELCPKKNDTDNYLNMKSHVEDLPEPFPDLFSVLTEEKDSRLRWISYTYPVEISFITLDKEIKFQAKSTESSNGVDAVEPSINCTVAFMSQCMSWNKCKNACSSMGASSYRWFHDGCCECVGSTCINYGINENRCLDCPLDKDQMTVEELNVISKDSVKMEDELTEETDKSSVESKNEEDFDEIQNVDS